The Bubalus bubalis isolate 160015118507 breed Murrah chromosome 2, NDDB_SH_1, whole genome shotgun sequence genome includes the window CCCTTTGTCACTCCTCTCCAGCCACGCTGGCTGTTTCCTGCTGATCCTCAAAcattcccacctcagggcctttgcatctgCCGTTCCCTCTGCCTGAGACATTCTTTCCTCATGAAGTGTGTGGCTCACTTCCTCACCTCTTCCAGGTCTCACCTGCTCAAGGGTTGCTTTCCCTGTGATGCCTTCCTCTGACCACTTTGTATAAAATAACAACCCCTCCTTTCACACATGTAATTATTTCCCTCCATAGCACGAGTATTATTTGCCAGTCTGTCTCCTCTGCTAGAATGCAGACTCCGCATGGGCAGGGACTCTGTGTGGCTCACCCCTGAGTCCCAGCACCCAGAACAGCCTTTGGCACCAAACAGATGCTTGAACACTATTGCTGAGTGAATGGATGGGAAGAATCCTAATCCCGCGAGCCTTCCTGTATTGTCACATCCAAAATCAGAAAACCCCAAGTAGTCAGAGGAGTCAGTTCCACAAGACATATTTGGGCAGCAACCTCAAACATATTAAGGAATCGAAGGTCTATGGTTGATGATAAGCATGCTCAGCATTTTATTCCACTGAATCCTCACACCAGCCCCATGACGGGAATTATTTCCGTCCTGTTACAGATGAGGGGACtctggctcagagaggttaagtgcctTGCCCAACAAAACACTGGcagggtacttccctggtggtccagtggttaagactccatacttccattgcaggggcataggtttgatccctggttggggaactaaggatcccacatgctgtagtgcagaaacaacaacaacaacccaaagGATACAAAACACAGGCAGGATTAGAGTCCATGCtagaggctttcttttttttcaaagctgATTTTATCGTTATCTTTCAACCCatggaaggtgggggaggggtgcacccagcggccccccccaccccaccctcagctGACCCAGCAAATCTGACCATGGCTCCTCCCTAGGGCTACCCCGAAGGCTCCGCTCCACTTCCCTGTTGTGGAGGGGCAGCACCCAGGAGGCCCTGAGCCTGCTCAAGGACGATGTGCTGGTGGCGGATCCAGGAACCAGGTGAGGGGTGAGCCCTGATGCCCCGCCAATGCCAGGAACCTCACAAGGGCACACACCCGTCCTGGGAGACAGCCCGTGTAACCATATCCTAGGTGGTCAGAGCCAGGAAAGACCTCAGGGATGACTGACAACTCCTGTTCCTCatctggggagactgaggcccatgGACGGATGGCAGAGCAAGGCAGTGGGGGAGCCGGGCCCAGATCCAGCTCTGTTTGAATCTCAAATTCTTTCGATGAATCAACTCAACATTTATCGAGCACCACTGTGCTTGGAATGTGCAAACCTAAGAAACAGCAGCGAACGGATCCACTCCGTGCCTCCTCATGGAGTTTGCATTTTTGCCAGTGAACAGTGAACATTCTTATTgctaaacagataaacaacataAATACAGCTTTTTTCCAAGTGCTGGAAAATAAACGGGATGCTGATGGGATAGGGAGTGGAAAGCTGGGGTAGCCACTGAACAGAGAAGCTGGGCTCCTGGAGCAGTGGGGCTGTGAGCTGGACAGAGGACAGGGGGCACTCGCCTGCCTCAGATGCCCCCTTCTGGGCCCTGGGCAAGTGccctttttccaaatttgccccTCTGCTTCTCCAAATGCTGAACCTCAGGGCCCACCTCTCCTGAGGAAGGAAGGATCTAAGACTTAGCCATCTGTAGGCTAGAGtcctccttccagctctgacacTAACTTCCTGAGCAAACTTGGAGGAAGCATCTGCTTCTGTGAACTTCACTTCTCTTAAAAAAAGGAGCCTGGGCTAAAGTTCAGGAATGTCTAATAGCATTTGTGCATTTTCACCCATTCCTATGCCTTCCTGAGGCACTATTTTAGAGATTCTGAAACAGCGTCTGCTCTGGGAAAGAAAgtgacgtgaagtcgctcagtcgtgtccaactctttgtgaccccatggactgtagcccaccaggctcctccgtccatgggattttccagacaaggatactggagtgggttgccctttggGAAAGAAAAGCGACTCCCTATTGATTATTGGTGTCTGCCATGGCTGGGAAGAAGGGGGTGAGATCTTGCCCCCTAGTTGCTATTCTTGAGCTATATGATCACTATCGTTACTTGCGCCACCCAATCCCAGCAATCTGAGGCTCGTTTTCCTGATATAGTAAATTATACTAACGTGTAAAGTAGATTTGTTTTACCACTTTCCCAGGTGCACTGCTAAGTCTAGGTCTTTGCCaatctgctgtgtgaccctgggcaattctctgcctctctctgggcCTTCCTCTTTCCGGAAGGAAGAATAAATACTGAGCTGTATTCAATGATCTCTGAAGTCTCTGCTAGGTCTGACCATCTCCGATGCCGTGAAGCAGGTTCCTTTCCTGTCCACCCGATGAAATGAAACTCGGAAGGCTTTCAGACAATCCGAGCAGGTGGGAAGGGGTTATCTGGGGCCTGACGATGCCCATCCTAGGCTGCATGCCAGCTTCCACCCTTCCTCTTCCAGATGCCATTACAGCACGCTGGCCTTTTCGCTTCTGGCCCACGTCCTGGCAGCCCACACCGTCCAGGGTGACTACCAGCGCTGGATCTTGGAGAAGGTGCTGGAGCCGCTGGGGATGGCAGACACAGGCTTCGACCTGACGCCTCCTGTGCGTGCCCGGTTGGCAGTGGGCTTTTATGGCAGTGGGCGGCCGGCACCTCTGTACGACCTGGGCTGGTACCGGCCGTCGGGCCAGATGTACTCCACCACCGCTGACCTGGCCAAGCTGTCCATGGTGCTCCTGGGCGGCGGGCCCCAGCGGCTCCTGCGGCCGGACGCGTCCAAGACGCTGCTGGCGCCGCTGCTGGCCTGCCCGGGCGCCTACTTCGCCAACGAGACGGGCACGCCGTGGGAGTTCCATGCACAGCGGGGCTACCGCGTGGTGCGCAAGGACGGCGAGCTGGACGGCTACGCTGCCACCTTCTCCCTGGTGCCGCCGCTGCGCCTGGGTCTCACGCTGCTCCTGGCCGGGCCGCGGCCGCCCGGGCCCGACCTCGTGGCGCAGGCCTACGACGTGCTCCTGCCGGCCATGGAGAGGGCCCTGAGGGGGGCCGAGCTCAGCCCGGCGCCGCCGCCCAGCACGCGCCCCTTCACTGGCTACTTCACCTTCTCTAACTTGACCTTCTACGACGTGCGCCCCGGGCCGGCGGGCGAGCTGCGCCTGCGCCAGTTCGGGCCCCGCGTGGAGGCGCTGGTGCCCGCCGCGTTCCGCACGCTCACGCTGCGCCACGTGCGCGGCCGCGTCTTCCAGCTGCACGTGGCCCGCGAGTTCCCGTGCGCCCTGCCGCTCGGTGACTCCTGGCTGTCCCTGGAGGCCCAGCACGGGCAGCTGGTCAACTTCTACCCCTTGGACCGCCACGGGCTGTCCCCGGGCTTCGACGTGCCGGGCCTCAACACGTACAGGGTGTTGCGGCTGTCGCACAAGCCGGTGTTCAAGACCCAGTGACCCTGGACTCCGTTTTCCCTGCTGTTGCCTCCCAGCTGTCCAACCTAGTTTTGCAAAGTAAGGCTGCATGAAGGTTTGCTGGAGAACCCGAGGAGTTGGCAGCGTGGGGTAGGGCAGTGCCCCTCAACGTTGTGGTCCGTGGACCACTGCCGCTTGCCAGCTGTTAAGTtatctgtgggagaggaagagttAGGTAAGCATTTAGAAACTGTAATAGCGAGTTGACAGagtacttttgtgtgtgtgtgtggaatctgAGACAGAGTAtcattgtatcttttaaaaatcaaccttATAGAgttataattttatgtaaaagGAAATGAACACATTATCAGGGTACAGTTTGATTTTGACAGATATGTATACCCATCCCCACAATCAAGATAATAGAAAATTTTCATCACTTGCCCAAACATCCCTCCTACTGCTTTGCAGTCAGCTTCCttccctgctcccagccctggGCAACTACTGATCGACTGTGTCACTTTACATTAGTTTTAGCCTGGAATttcgtataagtggaatcacagagGGTAATCTTTCGTGTCTGCCTGCTTTTGCTCAGCAGGATGTGTTTGAGGTTCATTCATGTCTTTGTGTATATcaatattttgcttcttttcattgctgaatagtattGGGTTGTACAGATATGCCACAATTGGTTTATCCTTTCATCTTTCTATGGGTATTTGGCTTGTTTCTAGATTGGGGCTTTATGAAACAGCATTCCTGTATAAGTCTGTTTTTGTGAATACATGCTTTCATatctcttgggtaaatatctaggtGTGACTGCCATGCAGTTTTATAAAGCACTGGTAccattttatgttcccaccagcGATGTCTCCACATCTTTGCTACCACTTAGCATTGTCAGCCTTTTCAGTCTTAGTCACGCTAGCGGTAGTAGTTGTGAAGTCTTCTCTCACCGTAGTTTTAATTGCATTGTATTTATCATATTGTAAAAGTTCTCCAAATGTTGTGGAtagaagtcctttgtcagatacaaATATTGCAAAGATTTCCTCCCAGTCTTTGGCTTgcgttttccttttcttaatgatgtcttttgaagagcagaagttataaaattttaataaattttatgcCTGATGAATCTGAATGAATACGGAATCTGGGCTTGCCTTTCCTTTTAACAATTAAGCATTTACTTTTGAGAAAATTGTAGAgtcacatgcagttgtaagaaataatcaGCGTACTCTTCACCCAGTTTTCTCCCATGGAAACATCTGGCACAACTAGGGTTCAGTATCACATGCAAGTTATTGACATTGATGCCATCAAGATACAGAGCCTTTCCATCAGCTCCAGAATCCCTCCTGTTGCCGTTTCTGCTCACACCCACTTGTTTACCAGTGCACCCTGCCCTTAACACCTGGCGACCCCGGCAAcgtttctataattttgtcatctcAGGAATATTATATAACAGGAAATAGAGATGGAGAGGTAGAGAATGGAAGTGTGGacccagcaggggaaggagagagtgggacaaacaGAGAGGGGCATTGACATAGATACACCACCGTGTATGAactagctggtgggaagctgctgcttacagcccagggagctctgctcagcgctctgtgatgacctagaggctggggtgggggtgggtgatggaagggaggctcaagagagaggggaggggtgggatgggggggtgatggaagggaggctcaagagagaggggaggggtgggatgggggggtgatggaagggaggctcaagagagaggggaggggtgggatgggggggtgggtgatggaagggatgctcaagagagaggggatgtatgtagACTTACAGCTGACTCacgttgttgtgcagcagaaCTAACGCAACACAGTAaggcaattgtcctccaattaaaaattttaacaaggaatattatataaatggagCGATGGAAGAAATTTTCACAAAATGAGGAATGGGGAAGTCATTCTACTTATATTACCTGGTTTAGCTTGAACTTTGTGCTAACTAGAACAGATTGCCTTGTGGCCTAACATACAATGTTGCTTTTCTCTAAGCGGTAAAGAAATGGGTGCATTGTCTAGACCTCAAGAATGTCCGTtttgggacttcctgggtggtccagtggttaagaatctgccttccaatgcaagagacctgggtttgatccctggtcgaggagctaagatctcacatgttgtggggcaactagagagcctgagtgctacaatgaagacccagcaaagccaaaatagtaaataaataaatgaaagtttaaaaaatgtctgTTTTGAAGACATATTtgcctcccttcctgggatgtcAGCGCCACTAGGACTTCAGTAAGTCTCCCTCCCTAGGTGCCCAGGCCATACTAACTTGCTCTTTGTGTGCAAATCTGTATTTTGGGGGATACTTTGAAGGAAGGTACCCCTGTCCTGCTtgatgttctttgttctgacaagaaaaaaaagtggtGCTGAAAACATGCTtctctggagcagtttctcagatctgtgaggctgtctcctgggctttgGTTCTCAGTTTGACTTGATTAAAACTCTCCTTTACTCTTCTTACATGTTGGTTATTGATTATTTCCACAGAGAcgagtcatacagtatgtagtcttTGGGGATTCTTTTTCCACACTCAGCCCAATTCTCTGGAGATTCATTCAAATTGTTGCAAGTATCAAAAGTTTGTTTCTTTGTGTCACAGAGCGGTGCTTGCATAGAATAGATGCACCgcagtttatttaaccattcacTTGGTGAAGGACAtcagggttgtttccagttttaatCTATTAGGAATAAAGCTGCTTGGAACATTTGTTTACATGTAGTTGTCTGCATGTAAGTCTATTTCTCTGGCATAAATGCCCAGGAGGGCAACTGAAGGTTGaatgatgcctttttttttttttttaattgccaaagTGTTCTCTggagtggttgtaccattttatattctggCCAGCACTGTATGAGTGATCTGGTTTCTGCACATTTTGGCTTGCATTTGGTATTGTCTctattttaacttatatttaaaaaaatttttatttatttatttttggctgtactgggtctccGTTGGCTgcgcctgggctttctctagttgcggcgagtgggggctaactctctagttgtggtgcacggggcttctcattgccatggcttctctttcttgttgctgagcatgggctccagggggcgtgggcttcagtagttgtggtgcagggcttaattgttccacagcatgtgggaatcttcctggaccagggatcgaacctgtgtcccctgcattgacaggtggattcttaaccaccgaaccaccagggaagtccctctgctgttgatttttaatttgattcCACTTTGGTCAGAGAGCACACTTGGTatgatttcagtttgtttttttttttaacatttgttgagtttttgtgtgtgtgtgtggctcaggATATAGTCTCTTTTGATAGCTGTTCCAAGTGCACTTGAAAAGgatgtatattctgctgttgtGGGTGGAATGTTATGTAGAGGTCAGTTAGACCTGTTGGTGGTGTTTTCTTCTCTGCCCTCACTCATTTTCCATCTAGCTGTTCTGTCCATTGTTGAGAGAGGGAAGTTGAAGTCTCCAATTACAATggtgaatttgtctatttctcttttcgatttgtgatttttcattttgcatatttttgcaGCTTTTCATGTGTGCTCATTAGCTTGAATGCTACATTCGGATTAGATCACAGTTTTTACAACTTTTTTGACCTATACCctcaatggaaaataaattttatttacacacatacacaataatataactgaaataattttaatgcaaCAATGTTTACTCTTGTCACATGCAGCTGGAGTTTAATCTTTTcggctcttttattttttcttaagactTACTTTTTTAGAGGAGCAAAATTgagagggagaaacagacatTTCCCATTTACTTCCCGCCCCTACTCATGCATAGCCTCTTCCATGATCAACATCCCCAGCCAGAGTGCTCCATTTGTGAACAATTCATGAACCTACCTTGGTACATCATTATCACCCGAAGTCCATTACCTTAGGGTTCCCTCTTGGTATTGTACGTTCTGTGGGTAAAGTCACATATATAATGACAGCTATCCATCATTACAGTATTGTACAGAGTATCTTCCCTGCCCTAACATTCCTCTGTGCTTCGCCCATTCATTCCTCCCTTGCCATAAATCCTGGCAGCCACTtacctttttactgtctccatagtttttcctttttccgAACATAATACAGTTGGAATCTTATAGCATGTAGCCatttcagattggtttctttcacttagtaatacacATTTAAGTTTCTCCCATGTCTTTTTGCAGCTCAGTAGATGTTTTTTAAAGCactgagtaataccccattgtttgggtgtaccacagtttatccactcatctaatAAGGAcgtcttggttgcttccaggttttggcGATTTTGAATGAAGCTGCTATAAAAATCCACGTGCATGTTTTTTGCATGGACATGTTTTTAACTcgtttgggtaaataccaaagagcgcagttgctggattgtatggcaggagtatgtttagttttgtaagagaCTGCCCAGCTGTCTTCCAGAATGGCTGTGCCactttgcattctcaccagcagtgaatgagagttcctgtggCTCCCCGTCCTTGTCAGCATCTGATGATGTTAGTGTTCTAGATTCTGGCCTTTCTAATAGATAACCACTATATAGTGCtatctcattgtcattttaatttgcatttccctgatgacatatgatgtcatcttttcatatgcttacttgCTATCTGTATACTTTCTTTGATGAGGTGTCTGTTaaagtctttggcccatttttttaattgggttgtttcttttcttattgttgagttttaacgGTTTTTGTGTATTTTAGGTAACAGTCCtctatcagatgtgtcttttgcaaatatttcccccagtctgtggcttgcattctcattttcttgacattgtgttttgcagagcagaagttttaaattttaataaagtctagCTTATTAGTTATTCCTTTCATGGATTGTGCCTTTGGTGTTGTATCAAGAACGTCATCACCGTATCCAAGGTCATTTAGGTTTTCTCCTATTATCATTTTCTAGGAGTTTTCTAATCTTGCATATTACATTTAAgtttgtgatccattttgagttatttttttgtgaaatatgtaaggtctgtgtctagattcttttttttggatgtgggtatccagttgttccaacatcatttgttgaaaagactgtcttcattgcatttcctttgcttctttgtcaGAGACCCACGGACTGTGTGtatgtgggtttgtttctgggctcttgaTTCTATCCCACTCATCTGTTTGTCTGTCCTTTTGCTGGCACCACACTGTGTctggatgactgtagctttgcattAAGTCTTGAAGCTGGGCAGGGTCAGTCCTCCCACTTTGTCTCTCTCCTTCAATATTGAGTTGGCTATTGAGGAGTTTTTGcctctccatataaactttagaatcggTTTGTTGATAGCCACAAAATAATGTGCCAGGATTTTGAttagattgcattgaatctatagactaAGTTGGGAATcctgttatttatgtatttattggccaCACTGGATCTTCActatggcatgtgggctctctagttgcagttcgAGGCTGAGTTACtccgaggcttgtgggatcttagttctctgaccagggattgaacctgtgtctcctccattggaagGCATAtttttcaccactggaccactagagaagtcctaAATCCTGTCATTTTAAATTgttacattaataaaaaaaagtcactgt containing:
- the LACTBL1 gene encoding putative beta-lactamase-like 1 codes for the protein MTGCFLWQYYLPKLKTGSLGPEVTSAPVRMCPQHPEPVPLAHPLPVLKEALEKVGWTLRQALSAPGLAAMSAVVIHNDTVLWTGNFGKKNGSDPASGPPNEYTMYRISSVSKIFPVLMLYRLWEEGIVASLDDPLERYASAFTINNPLGMASASQQRSLVDGLEEVGPASRPSPVTLRRMASQLSGLPRRLRSTSLLWRGSTQEALSLLKDDVLVADPGTRCHYSTLAFSLLAHVLAAHTVQGDYQRWILEKVLEPLGMADTGFDLTPPVRARLAVGFYGSGRPAPLYDLGWYRPSGQMYSTTADLAKLSMVLLGGGPQRLLRPDASKTLLAPLLACPGAYFANETGTPWEFHAQRGYRVVRKDGELDGYAATFSLVPPLRLGLTLLLAGPRPPGPDLVAQAYDVLLPAMERALRGAELSPAPPPSTRPFTGYFTFSNLTFYDVRPGPAGELRLRQFGPRVEALVPAAFRTLTLRHVRGRVFQLHVAREFPCALPLGDSWLSLEAQHGQLVNFYPLDRHGLSPGFDVPGLNTYRVLRLSHKPVFKTQ